The following proteins come from a genomic window of Oncorhynchus mykiss isolate Arlee chromosome 19, USDA_OmykA_1.1, whole genome shotgun sequence:
- the LOC110498564 gene encoding fatty acid binding protein 1-B.1-like: MSFSGKYQMESHDNFESFMEAVGLPDELIQEGKDVKSISEIEETGDHFKVTVTTGTKILTNSFTIGQETELESPTGEKVNSVVMREGNKLTAILNGIEYVTELTDANTLVNTMTLSGMSYKRTSKRM, from the exons ATGTCTTTCTCAGGAAAATACCAGATGGAGTCACATGACAACTTTGAGTCTTTCATGGAGGCTGTTG GTCTCCCTGATGAGCTTATCCAGGAGGGCAAAGACGTCAAGAGCATCTCTGAGATTGAGGAGACTGGAGACCACTTCAAGGTGACTGTCAccacggggacaaagatcctcACCAACTCCTTCACCATTGGCCAGGAGACGGAGCTCGAGTCGCCGACCGGGGAGAAAGTCAAT TCTGTGGTGATGAGGGAAGGTAACAAGCTGACGGCCATCCTGAATGGGATTGAATATGTCACAGAACTTACAGACGCAAACACCCTCGTCAAT ACCATGACTCTGTCTGGCATGTCATACAAGAGGACCAGCAAACGAATGTGA